In one Candidatus Pelagibacter sp. HTCC7211 genomic region, the following are encoded:
- a CDS encoding tetratricopeptide repeat-containing sulfotransferase family protein, giving the protein MNFVEKVKKLQNYFADGNFKRVIEGCEILNKKFPDNSFILNLSGMAYQRLNRDQRAINFFELALKADNNNISAMNNLANSLKNTEQYFKAEQVYKKIIKLNPSYINVYNNYGNLKSSINDIEKAINLYNQGINIAKEKNINSLVFLNHLAVAFQSLNKLTETIETVNKILKIDPNNVNAHQILSSIKKYSLTNEETMNHISQMKKILSEENFGDDQKGIISFALGKAYDDLKDSDEAIKFLSIGNKMMHKIRNSNIAEEINTINDMKNAFENIDLSIKHKSFSNKKIIFICGMPRSGTTLVEQIISSHKKVYGAGELPFLSSVVHNNFFNDSKLDKRKIAELQNSSKNLVNDQYFENISLFNFDENVLTDKAPLNFKWIGFIKIFFPNCKIIHCKRDPKDNCLSIYKNNFSSPKMNWAFNQKDISNYHNNYSSLMKFWYSKIPEFIHTIEYEKLVSDKKNEIEKLLEFCELELDDNCFNHHKNNKTPIKTVSISQAREPVYSSSVRSSDNYQDHLKEMFENLI; this is encoded by the coding sequence ATGAACTTTGTTGAAAAAGTAAAAAAACTTCAAAACTATTTTGCTGATGGTAATTTTAAAAGAGTAATCGAGGGTTGTGAAATATTAAATAAAAAATTCCCAGATAACTCATTCATTTTAAATTTATCCGGGATGGCATATCAAAGACTTAATAGAGATCAGAGAGCTATTAATTTTTTCGAGTTAGCCTTGAAAGCAGATAATAACAATATATCAGCAATGAATAACCTGGCTAACTCTCTTAAAAATACAGAACAATATTTTAAAGCAGAACAAGTTTATAAAAAAATTATAAAATTAAACCCAAGCTACATAAATGTTTATAATAATTACGGTAATTTAAAATCATCCATTAATGATATTGAGAAAGCTATAAATTTGTACAATCAAGGAATAAATATTGCTAAAGAAAAAAATATTAATTCTTTAGTTTTTTTAAATCACTTAGCAGTAGCATTTCAAAGCCTTAATAAATTAACAGAGACAATTGAGACTGTTAACAAAATTTTAAAAATAGACCCAAATAATGTTAATGCCCATCAAATTCTGAGCTCAATTAAAAAGTATTCTTTAACAAACGAAGAAACAATGAACCATATATCTCAAATGAAAAAAATTTTATCAGAAGAAAATTTTGGTGACGATCAAAAAGGAATAATTTCTTTTGCACTTGGTAAGGCATATGATGATTTAAAAGATTCAGATGAGGCTATAAAATTTCTTTCCATAGGAAATAAAATGATGCACAAAATAAGAAATTCAAATATTGCTGAAGAAATTAATACTATAAATGATATGAAAAACGCATTTGAAAATATTGATTTAAGCATTAAACATAAAAGTTTTTCAAATAAAAAAATCATATTTATTTGTGGAATGCCAAGGTCTGGCACAACTTTAGTTGAACAAATTATCTCTTCACATAAAAAAGTTTATGGAGCAGGTGAACTTCCATTCTTATCAAGTGTTGTTCATAATAATTTTTTTAACGACAGTAAACTAGATAAACGAAAAATTGCTGAACTTCAGAATTCTTCAAAAAATTTAGTTAATGATCAGTATTTTGAAAACATTTCTTTATTCAATTTCGATGAAAATGTATTAACAGATAAAGCTCCATTAAATTTTAAATGGATAGGTTTTATTAAGATTTTTTTTCCTAATTGTAAAATTATTCATTGTAAAAGAGATCCAAAAGATAATTGCTTATCTATATATAAAAATAACTTTTCATCACCCAAAATGAACTGGGCTTTTAACCAAAAAGACATCTCTAATTATCACAATAATTATAGTTCTTTAATGAAATTTTGGTATTCAAAAATACCAGAATTTATTCATACCATTGAATATGAAAAACTTGTATCTGACAAAAAAAATGAAATAGAAAAATTATTAGAGTTTTGCGAACTAGAATTAGATGATAATTGTTTTAATCATCATAAAAATAACAAAACACCAATTAAAACAGTTAGTATATCTCAAGCCCGTGAACCTGTTTATAGTTCTTCAGTACGTTCTAGTGATAATTACCAAGATCATTTAAAGGAAATGTTTGAAAATTTAATTTAA
- the rho gene encoding transcription termination factor Rho: protein MNIQELKLKSSEQLIAQAEELGIENASTLRKQEILFAILKKVAEKEEITGAGVLQLLQDGFGFLRAMESNYLPGPDDIYVSPSQIRKFGLRTGDTVEGPVRAPKEGERYFALLQVSKINFEEPEKARHKIAFDNLTPLYPDKQLVMEVETTKVEKKPDLTPRLIDLVSPIGKGQRSIIISPPKAGKTMILQSIANSIAKNYPECYLIVLLIDERPEEVTDMQRTVNGEVISSTFDEPAQRHVAVAEMVIEKAKRLTEHKKDVVILLDSITRLGRAYNAVIPSSGKVLTGGVDANALQRPKRFFGAARNIEEGGSLTIISTALIDTGSRMDEVIFEEFKGTGNSETVLDRKIADKRIYPAIDITKSGTRREELLFEKNDLQKMNVLRRIIAPMGTMDAIEFISSKLKDTKNNAEFFNSMNKPA from the coding sequence ATGAATATCCAAGAATTAAAATTAAAATCATCTGAACAACTTATTGCGCAAGCTGAGGAGCTTGGAATTGAAAACGCCAGTACATTAAGAAAACAAGAAATTCTTTTTGCTATCCTAAAAAAAGTTGCAGAGAAAGAGGAAATAACAGGCGCTGGTGTTCTTCAACTATTACAAGATGGATTTGGTTTTTTAAGAGCGATGGAATCTAATTATCTTCCAGGGCCTGACGATATTTATGTTAGCCCAAGTCAAATTAGAAAATTTGGTTTAAGAACGGGCGATACTGTTGAAGGACCTGTTAGAGCTCCTAAGGAAGGTGAAAGATATTTTGCGTTACTTCAGGTTAGTAAAATTAATTTTGAAGAACCAGAGAAAGCAAGACATAAAATTGCATTTGATAACTTAACGCCTTTATATCCAGATAAACAGTTGGTAATGGAAGTTGAAACAACAAAAGTTGAAAAAAAACCAGATTTGACACCAAGGTTAATTGATCTTGTTAGTCCGATTGGCAAAGGTCAAAGATCAATTATTATTTCACCCCCTAAAGCTGGTAAAACAATGATTTTACAAAGTATAGCAAATTCTATAGCTAAAAATTATCCAGAGTGTTACCTAATCGTTCTTTTAATTGATGAACGCCCGGAAGAAGTAACTGATATGCAAAGAACAGTGAATGGTGAAGTTATTAGTTCTACGTTCGATGAACCAGCACAAAGACACGTAGCTGTTGCAGAAATGGTTATTGAAAAAGCAAAAAGATTAACCGAACATAAAAAAGATGTAGTTATATTATTAGATTCTATCACGAGATTAGGAAGAGCTTACAATGCAGTTATACCAAGTTCAGGAAAAGTTTTAACTGGTGGTGTAGATGCTAATGCCCTTCAAAGACCAAAAAGATTTTTTGGTGCTGCGAGAAATATTGAAGAAGGTGGATCTTTAACAATTATTTCAACGGCCTTAATTGACACTGGTAGCAGAATGGACGAAGTTATTTTCGAAGAATTTAAAGGAACGGGTAACAGTGAAACAGTTTTAGATAGAAAAATTGCTGATAAAAGAATTTATCCAGCAATTGATATTACTAAGTCGGGAACGAGAAGAGAAGAGCTACTTTTTGAAAAAAATGACCTTCAAAAAATGAATGTACTTCGAAGAATAATTGCTCCTATGGGAACTATGGATGCTATTGAATTTATAAGTTCAAAACTAAAAGATACAAAAAACAATGCAGAGTTTTTTAACTCAATGAATAAACCAGCTTAA
- the hemJ gene encoding protoporphyrinogen oxidase HemJ: MNTYLLFKSLHLISVVSWMAGLLYLPRIFVYHVENIEKKQATDIFEVMERKLYNYIMRPAMILTWLFGIVLIYLNGLEIFSQMWMQLKLFLVILLSIFHEHLGKCMISLKNNTNKKSAKYFRIINEIPTATLIFVIFLVIFKPI; encoded by the coding sequence ATGAATACTTATCTACTTTTTAAATCACTTCATTTAATCTCAGTAGTTTCATGGATGGCAGGACTTTTGTATTTGCCAAGAATTTTTGTTTATCACGTAGAAAATATAGAAAAAAAACAAGCCACAGATATTTTTGAGGTGATGGAAAGAAAATTATATAATTATATCATGAGACCAGCAATGATACTAACCTGGTTATTTGGTATTGTCCTGATCTATTTAAATGGATTGGAGATTTTTTCTCAAATGTGGATGCAATTAAAACTTTTTTTAGTAATTTTATTATCAATCTTTCATGAACATTTGGGTAAATGTATGATTTCTCTAAAAAATAATACTAATAAAAAGTCAGCAAAATATTTTAGAATTATTAACGAAATACCGACAGCAACACTTATTTTTGTTATATTTCTTGTTATTTTTAAGCCAATCTAG
- the hemH gene encoding ferrochelatase: MKNKLDHPSIKFGKTGVLIVNLGTPDSTSWLDIRKYLKEFLSDSRVIEVNPIIWQIILNLFILTFRPSKTAKAYKEIWMKKENISPLLYYTKKQAEKLSSYIKKENTVIDFAMRYGNPSIKSKISKLHEQGCENLVILPLYPQYAAATTATVCDEVYRVLMKMRWQPSLKIIPHYESDSLYIDALVNSINKKIREINWKPDLIIASYHGIPKKYFDKGDPYHCYCHKTTRLISEKFNSIEIKTTFQSRFGPQEWLQPYTDKTLENLPKEGKKNILTICPGFSSDCVETLEEILIQGKESFINSGGKNFDMIPCLNDSDDHILLLKSLIERSI, from the coding sequence GTGAAAAATAAACTAGATCATCCCTCGATAAAATTTGGTAAAACAGGAGTCTTAATTGTAAATTTGGGCACACCCGACTCAACTAGTTGGCTGGATATAAGAAAATATCTTAAAGAATTTTTATCTGATAGTCGCGTGATAGAAGTAAACCCTATTATTTGGCAAATTATACTTAACTTATTTATTTTAACTTTTAGACCATCAAAAACTGCAAAAGCTTATAAAGAAATTTGGATGAAAAAAGAAAATATTTCTCCATTGTTATATTATACAAAAAAACAAGCAGAAAAACTTTCCTCTTATATAAAAAAAGAAAATACAGTAATTGATTTTGCAATGAGATATGGAAACCCAAGTATTAAAAGTAAAATCTCAAAATTACACGAACAAGGTTGTGAAAATTTAGTTATTTTACCGTTATATCCTCAATATGCTGCTGCAACTACAGCAACTGTTTGTGACGAAGTGTATAGAGTGTTAATGAAAATGAGGTGGCAACCATCTCTTAAAATAATTCCTCATTATGAGTCTGATTCTTTATATATCGATGCACTTGTAAATTCTATTAACAAAAAAATTAGAGAGATAAATTGGAAACCAGATTTAATAATTGCTTCTTATCACGGTATTCCAAAAAAATATTTTGATAAAGGTGATCCTTATCATTGTTATTGTCATAAAACGACTAGACTCATTTCAGAAAAGTTTAATTCTATAGAAATAAAAACAACGTTTCAATCTAGGTTTGGACCACAAGAGTGGCTACAGCCTTATACAGACAAAACTTTAGAAAATTTACCCAAAGAAGGTAAAAAAAACATTCTTACAATATGTCCTGGTTTTTCTTCAGATTGTGTTGAAACTTTAGAAGAAATATTAATACAAGGCAAAGAAAGTTTCATTAATTCTGGTGGCAAAAATTTTGATATGATACCTTGCTTAAATGATAGCGATGATCATATTCTTTTACTAAAATCTTTAATTGAAAGAAGTATTTAA
- the hemE gene encoding uroporphyrinogen decarboxylase gives MTPLHQVIKNKNTKIKPIWIMRQAGRYLPEFREIRKLNPDFIKLCLNEDLSSEITLQPLKRFDLDAAIIFSDILMLPYGLNQKVEFKKNFGPILGQININEISKISETDFVEKIFPVYKALDKVSNNQITSNKNTIGFVGAPWTLLVYMINQQSPKKDLKHDFFEDKNLIKKILSILEKFLMIHIKNQVKNGANVIQIFDSWAGLLQGKDLENYIYFPTLNLVNYVKSLNVPVICFPREIKNYKKFCEVVKPDAVSIDYNVDPKQILKDIQIPIQGGLDPKVLLSDKENLKKETIKYLDIFKDHPYIFNLGHGVLPETDPNMMDHLVKIVKDY, from the coding sequence ATGACACCTCTTCATCAAGTAATAAAAAATAAAAATACAAAAATAAAGCCCATCTGGATAATGAGACAAGCAGGAAGATACCTGCCTGAGTTTAGAGAAATTAGGAAATTAAATCCAGATTTTATAAAATTGTGTCTTAATGAGGATTTGTCGTCAGAAATAACCTTACAACCTTTAAAAAGATTTGATCTTGATGCTGCCATAATATTTTCAGATATTTTAATGTTACCATATGGATTAAATCAAAAGGTTGAATTTAAAAAAAATTTTGGACCAATACTTGGTCAAATCAATATCAACGAGATTTCTAAAATAAGTGAAACAGATTTTGTTGAAAAAATTTTTCCTGTTTATAAAGCCTTAGATAAAGTCAGCAACAATCAAATTACTAGCAACAAAAACACTATTGGATTTGTCGGTGCACCTTGGACTCTATTGGTTTATATGATTAATCAACAATCCCCAAAAAAAGATTTAAAACATGATTTTTTTGAAGACAAAAACTTAATTAAAAAAATTTTATCGATTTTGGAAAAATTTCTAATGATACATATCAAAAACCAAGTAAAAAATGGTGCTAACGTAATACAAATTTTTGATAGTTGGGCCGGTTTATTGCAAGGCAAAGATTTAGAAAATTATATTTATTTCCCAACTCTTAATTTAGTTAATTATGTTAAATCTTTAAATGTTCCTGTTATCTGTTTTCCAAGAGAAATAAAAAATTATAAAAAATTTTGTGAAGTTGTAAAGCCCGATGCGGTTAGTATTGATTATAACGTTGATCCAAAACAAATTCTAAAAGATATACAAATTCCAATTCAAGGTGGTTTAGATCCCAAAGTATTACTATCAGATAAAGAGAATCTTAAAAAAGAAACAATTAAATATCTAGATATTTTCAAAGATCACCCTTATATTTTTAATTTAGGGCACGGAGTTTTACCTGAAACAGACCCGAATATGATGGACCACTTGGTTAAAATAGTAAAAGATTATTAA
- a CDS encoding pyruvate, water dikinase regulatory protein, producing the protein MSNTYQIYLISDSTGETLDRIFLALKAQFTNILYNVHSYSFTRTENQILKILEDAEKNKNSVILYTIVDTNLAKHLANLSNEKKIPCFGVLGNLIVNFSKILNQEASHEPSGQYILNEEYYKKIEAIQFTMNHDDGNMINDIEKSDIILVGVSRTSKTPTSIYLANKGFKTSNIPLVNENSLPKKLKDNPGLTCVVGLNTEPDRLVDLRKNRMSSLRENENKTYTSIENIKKEIIDAKKTFQKYKWPSIDVTRKSVEETAASIIKIHEIYLNNAK; encoded by the coding sequence ATGAGTAATACATATCAAATTTATCTTATTTCAGACTCAACAGGAGAAACTCTTGATAGAATTTTTTTAGCCTTAAAGGCACAATTCACTAACATTCTATATAATGTTCATTCCTATTCTTTCACGAGAACAGAAAATCAAATTTTAAAAATATTAGAGGATGCAGAAAAGAATAAAAATTCAGTTATTCTTTATACAATTGTTGACACCAACCTAGCAAAACATTTGGCAAATTTAAGCAATGAAAAAAAAATTCCTTGTTTCGGTGTTTTAGGAAATCTAATTGTAAACTTTTCTAAAATTTTAAATCAAGAAGCATCTCATGAGCCAAGCGGACAATATATTTTAAACGAAGAATATTATAAAAAGATAGAGGCTATTCAGTTTACAATGAATCATGATGATGGAAACATGATTAATGATATAGAAAAATCCGATATTATATTAGTCGGTGTTAGTAGAACAAGCAAAACACCAACATCAATTTATTTAGCAAACAAAGGATTTAAAACATCTAATATTCCCTTGGTAAATGAAAATTCATTGCCAAAAAAGCTTAAAGACAATCCGGGATTAACTTGTGTCGTTGGGTTAAATACAGAACCCGATAGGTTAGTTGACCTTAGAAAAAATCGTATGAGCTCTCTTAGAGAAAACGAAAACAAAACATATACAAGTATTGAGAATATTAAAAAAGAAATTATAGACGCAAAAAAAACATTTCAAAAATATAAATGGCCATCAATAGATGTTACAAGAAAATCTGTTGAAGAAACAGCTGCTTCTATAATTAAAATACATGAGATATATCTAAATAATGCAAAATAA
- a CDS encoding Maf family protein, which translates to MQNKIILASKSKVRKEILDKNNINCEVKPSNVDEDVVKDSLIKEKASPEIISKNLAELKANKVSLNQSDQLVLGADSVIDLDGELISKPVNREQALVILKKLNGKKHHLISSVCISKNGSMIWNYTDKAELAMKNFTEEDLKIYLSKISDEALYAYNVYQIEGEGRSLFVSINGDEDTIMGLPVKKIREYLKTNQ; encoded by the coding sequence ATGCAAAATAAAATTATTCTTGCTTCTAAAAGCAAAGTTAGAAAAGAAATATTAGATAAAAATAACATAAATTGTGAGGTCAAACCTTCAAATGTTGATGAAGATGTAGTTAAAGATAGCCTTATTAAAGAAAAGGCTTCGCCAGAAATTATATCGAAAAATTTAGCTGAGCTTAAAGCCAATAAAGTCAGTTTAAATCAAAGCGACCAGCTTGTGTTAGGAGCCGATAGTGTTATCGATTTAGATGGTGAATTAATTTCAAAACCAGTGAATAGAGAACAAGCATTGGTAATTCTTAAAAAACTTAATGGAAAGAAACATCATCTAATAAGCTCAGTTTGTATTTCAAAAAATGGATCAATGATCTGGAATTATACTGATAAAGCTGAGCTCGCGATGAAAAATTTTACAGAAGAAGATTTAAAAATATATTTGTCAAAAATATCTGATGAAGCCCTGTATGCTTATAATGTTTATCAAATAGAAGGAGAGGGAAGAAGTTTGTTTGTTAGTATTAATGGAGATGAAGACACAATAATGGGTTTACCAGTTAAAAAAATTAGAGAATATTTAAAAACAAATCAATGA